One genomic segment of Schistosoma haematobium chromosome 6, whole genome shotgun sequence includes these proteins:
- the SERINC3_1 gene encoding Serine incorporator 3 (EggNog:ENOG410V7CS~COG:A), with protein sequence MAGRRRSPPEMPESSYYGNEKRSKGHKHSKKHDKQRHGNSHSHKSHKRSPSHNADYYRPRKHTHNSGSRHHNIVEVNERDQRSGCLEQSRKDGFAENYRKYEGPDLPSHYDYRSSSRYRHDAESHGRNASPEPSRARDRESDWHLRDHDHRHSHHSSHIKRRETSSGHENLSFERRQYHRLPSPEGPSLPPNISKRPSDSRIIEGQLVLFVNVMVNIIHFAHSFSILSKFCLSCI encoded by the coding sequence ATGGCCGGTAGACGTCGCAGTCCACCGGAAATGCCTGAAAGTAGTTATTATGGAAACGAAAAACGTTCAAAAGGCCATAAGCATTCCAAAAAACACGATAAACAAAGACATGGTAACAGTCATTCACACAAATCTCACAAAAGGTCTCCGTCTCACAACGCAGACTATTATCGACCTCGCAAGCATACTCATAATTCTGGATCCCGACACCATAACATAGTCGAAGTTAACGAGAGAGATCAAAGATCAGGTTGTTTAGAACAATCAAGAAAAGATGGTTTTGCTGAAAACTACAGAAAATATGAAGGTCCTGACCTACCTTCTCATTATGATTATCGTTCGTCTAGTAGATACAGACATGATGCTGAATCACACGGTCGCAACGCAAGCCCAGAACCAAGCCGCGCGCGCGATAGAGAATCTGATTGGCATCTCAGAGATCATGATCACCGACATAGTCACCACTCTAGTCACATAAAAAGAAGAGAAACCTCATCTGGACACGAAAATTTATCCTTTGAAAGACGCCAGTATCACCGTTTACCGAGTCCTGAAGGGCCGTCATTGCCCCCAAATATTTCCAAAAGACCTTCAGATTCTAGGATAATCGAAGGTCAGCTAGTTCTTTTTGTCAATGTTATGGTGAATATAATACATTTTGCTCATTCGTTTTCAATATTGTCTAAGTTTTGTCTCAGTTGCATATAA